CAATTTGCCCGTTGCTATCGCCTGACGGGCATGGGCGATGTATTTGCCAATTTTTTCTTGAATTTCCGATCCAACACTCATGATGAGCAGATTATACCACGAACAGAAAGGTAGACAGACGCATGAATCTGGTAAAAGCTGCCCGGAACAAACGCATTGGGAGAATAGCAGTTTTCCATGCCGCGTGGTTTCTGTTTGCCATGATCACGGTAAGCGTATTTGTCGGCGCTTTGCCCTCTTTTTCACAACTCGTTACTGAAACCTGTGTGGCAAACTGCTCCCCGTTGTCTATTCCCCTCCAAAGGCAAACAATAGACGCGCTGGCTGCTCTGGGCATACATCAGCGCGTTTATGCCGGATACTTAATTTTGCTTTCGCTGAGTCATGCTGTGGTGGCTATCTTATTATGTGGTTTGGTCGTCTGGCGCAAAGGGAGTGATTGGCGCGTGTTGTTGACGGCTGGAGCCGGTATCGCTTCCCTGCCGCTGTTGTCACCTGTTTTCTTTACCTTTGCGCTGAGGCATGAACCCTGGCATTTCCCTTTATCCCTGCTGCGGGGAGTTTCATTTATAGTGGCTGGTTATGCCTTGTTTTTGTTTCCGAACGGCCGTTTTCAGCCACGCTGGACACGCTGGCTAGCCCATGCTTTTGCCCTGGCAATTGGGTTGTGGTTGTTATTTCCTCACCTGGCGCTCAATCCCGTCTATTATCGTCATGTAGCGGCGCTGTTCCCGGAAACAATTATCGCCATTGCCATTATCATTTTGATAGCAACAACGGTTTTACTTAATCGTTATCGTCTGATGCGTAATCAAGAGGAGCGGCAGCAAATTAAATGGGTCGTGTGGGGCACGGTTATAGCCATGATTGTGCTGCTGTTCCCTTTTGTGCCGCTGTTAGCCTATTTTGGCCTCAATGCCAATTTGCTGGCTGTCTGGTTTGCCCTGCATCCAGAAGTGGTGGCTATCATGCTGTATCCTATCGCCGTTATCGGGGCAATCTTAACTCATCGCCTATGGGATATTGATAAGCTCATTAACCGGACGCTGGTGTATGGCGGGCTGACGGGGTTGATCACGGCCGTTTACCTGCTTATGGTCGGTGGATTAGGGCTGTTGGCGGCGGGGCAGCAGTGGCAGCTGCTGGGTGTGGTGCTGGCAACGGCCGTCACCGCCATCCTGCTAAAACCCGCACAGAACCAATTGCAAACCTATGTCAATCGTCTCATACCCCTACCGCCAGTCACGCCAACGGCCGTTCCCCATCCCCCACCCATCAACGATCAACCGTTGGATCTCATCCCGGCGCAATGGCAATCGGCCGTTCGTTTCTTCCTCCTGATTTTTGCACTGGGCGCGATGGCCCTCTTACTCGGCGCAATTCCCGCCCGGCTGTTGCAACTGCAAACCGTATGTATAGAAGCCGTTTGCCCGGCGATCATTCTGGTTCCGGCTGATTTTGCCATCTTGCAGGAATGGGGCGTCTCGGCGTCTGCCTATGCTGTTTTTCACACGGCCGTCGAATTGATCCTGATTGTGCCGGTGGTTATTTTGTGGGTTGTCATCTTCCGTAACTGTACCCATCGTTGGCTCGGGGTGTTGACTTGCCTGGGGCTTGTATATCTAGGCGTCTCCCTGGGCAACATTCTTTGGGCCTGGACACAGGAAGCGCAGTGGGTAGCCTTCTTGGGCGATATAGTCAGCGAAATCGGCGCGGCGTCCTTGCTCTTGCTGCTGCTCTTGTTCCCTAACGGCCGTTTCATCAACCGTTGGACCCGTTATAGCGCCTACCTGCTCCTCTTTGTCATCCTACCCTTTGGCGTCATCAACCTCATCCTCTCGCCAGGGCTGGATGACAACCTGCCCGACACCATCAACGGGATGGCCTTTTTGCTCTTCATGCTGCTCGGCGCGGCGTCACAGATTGTGCGTTACCGCGCCTATTCCAATCAGGCGCAAAAACAGCAGACAAAATGGGTGGTCATTGGCGTCACGTCCCTGATGCTCGGCGTTTTGCTGTGGTTTCTTTTGATGGAATTCTTTCCCCTGTCACCCGGCCTCCCGCGCCTTACCTGGAATCTTTTCGGTGGCACGCTGATGATTTTTCTGGCTGCCTTGTTCCCCGTTTCTCTGGGGCTGGCTATCTTGCAATACCGGTTGTGGGATATTGATATCCTCATCAATCGCACCCTGGTGTATGGTGGTCTGACCCTGAGCATCGTTGCCATTTATACCCTGGTCGTGGGGGGCCTGAGCGCCATCCTGCACACGCGCGGCAACTTTGCCATTGCCTTGTTAGCCACCGGCTTCATTGCCGTTTTGTTTCAGCCGCTGCGTGAACGGTTGCAGCGCGGCGTCAACCGCTTCATGTTTGGCGAACGGGACGATCCCTACAAGGTATTGTCACAGTTAGGGCGGCAGTTGGGGGAAACGGCCGTTCCCACCCAAACCCTGCCCGCCATCACCACCACCATCTGCCAAACCCTCAAACTGCCCTACGCCGCCATCGAACTGGTCGCCAACGAGCAACGACAGCCTGCCGCCAGCAGCGGGGAACGGGGCACGGCCGTTCTCCAGGAGTGGCCGCTGCGTTACCAGGGGGAAATTGTCGGCTGGCTGCAAGCCGCCCCCCGCTCGCCGGGCGAGCCGTTCACCGCCAAAGAGCAGCAGCTTTTGGGCGACATCGCCGCCCAGGCCGGCGCCGCCGCCTATTCGCTGCGGCTGACCAACGCCCTGCAAAAATCCCGCGAAAAGCTGGTGCTCACCCGCGAAGAAGAGCGTCGCCGCATCCGCCGCGACCTGCACGATGAGCTTGGCCCGACCCTGGCCAGCCAGACCTTTGCCATTGACGCCATTTTGGACCTGCTGGAAAACGATCCAACCGAAGCCGCCCGCCTGCTGCGCGGCCTGAAAGCGCAAAACCAGGCCACCGTGACCGAAATTCGGCGGCTTGTGCATGAGCTGCGCCCACCCGCCCTGGATGAGTTGGGCTTGGTCGGTGCATTGCAGGCCCACGCCGCGCAGCTAAACAAGCCGCACAGCCTGCAAATCCAGATTAGTGCCAGGCCAGAGCCGCTGCCGCCGCTCTCGGCCGCCGTGGAAGTGGCCGCCTACCGCATCGCCCTGGAAGCGATGACCAACGCCGCCCGGCACGCCCAGGCGCACAACTGCGCCGTCCACCTGCAAGCGGAGGATACGCACCTCACGCTCACGGTTGGTGATGATGGCCGGGGGCTGGCGCCAAACGGCCGTACCGGCGTCGGTTTCCATTCGATGCGCGAGCGGGCAGAGGAGCTGGGCGGCCGGCTGAGCATTGAATCTGGCGAAAAGGAGGGGGTGTGGGTAACGGCCGTTCTCCCTCTATCTTCCCAAAGCGAGGCTGATGGCGCATGAAAATCACGCCCACCACCGTCCTCGACTTCAAAGTCGCCCAACCTGATGATCTGCCTCTGGTCATGGAAATTTTGGCTGAGGCCGCTGCCTGGCTCAAAGGGAAAGGCATCAACCAGTGGGCCTCGCCACCCAACGAACATTGGCAGCGGCGCATGGCTGAAGCCATCCAGCGAGAGGAAGTGCACACCGTGGGCATCGCCCAAAACCGCTTTGGCATTGTGCGCTTCACCTGGGCTGATCCTTACTGGCCCGACGACAATCTGGCTGGTTACGTGCATTCGATAGCCGTGCGCAGCGACATGCATGGGCAACATCTGGGCGGCCTGATTTTGTTCTGGGCGATGATGAAAACAAGGCAAGCGGAGCGACAATTTCTGCGGTTGGACTGTTTGGCGAGGAACGGCCGTCTGCGCCGTTACTACGATGATCAGGGTTTCAGCTACCAGGGCGAGGTGATTGACCATGATTACGTCGCCGCCCTGTACGAGAGGCCCGTATGAGCAAACAACCGATTCGCATTCTCGTTGTGGATGATCACAAACTATTTCGGGAAGGATTGACTGCCCTGCTGAACGCCGCCCCGGAAACGGCCGTTGTTGGCGAAGCG
Above is a genomic segment from Candidatus Leptovillus gracilis containing:
- a CDS encoding sensor histidine kinase — its product is MNLVKAARNKRIGRIAVFHAAWFLFAMITVSVFVGALPSFSQLVTETCVANCSPLSIPLQRQTIDALAALGIHQRVYAGYLILLSLSHAVVAILLCGLVVWRKGSDWRVLLTAGAGIASLPLLSPVFFTFALRHEPWHFPLSLLRGVSFIVAGYALFLFPNGRFQPRWTRWLAHAFALAIGLWLLFPHLALNPVYYRHVAALFPETIIAIAIIILIATTVLLNRYRLMRNQEERQQIKWVVWGTVIAMIVLLFPFVPLLAYFGLNANLLAVWFALHPEVVAIMLYPIAVIGAILTHRLWDIDKLINRTLVYGGLTGLITAVYLLMVGGLGLLAAGQQWQLLGVVLATAVTAILLKPAQNQLQTYVNRLIPLPPVTPTAVPHPPPINDQPLDLIPAQWQSAVRFFLLIFALGAMALLLGAIPARLLQLQTVCIEAVCPAIILVPADFAILQEWGVSASAYAVFHTAVELILIVPVVILWVVIFRNCTHRWLGVLTCLGLVYLGVSLGNILWAWTQEAQWVAFLGDIVSEIGAASLLLLLLLFPNGRFINRWTRYSAYLLLFVILPFGVINLILSPGLDDNLPDTINGMAFLLFMLLGAASQIVRYRAYSNQAQKQQTKWVVIGVTSLMLGVLLWFLLMEFFPLSPGLPRLTWNLFGGTLMIFLAALFPVSLGLAILQYRLWDIDILINRTLVYGGLTLSIVAIYTLVVGGLSAILHTRGNFAIALLATGFIAVLFQPLRERLQRGVNRFMFGERDDPYKVLSQLGRQLGETAVPTQTLPAITTTICQTLKLPYAAIELVANEQRQPAASSGERGTAVLQEWPLRYQGEIVGWLQAAPRSPGEPFTAKEQQLLGDIAAQAGAAAYSLRLTNALQKSREKLVLTREEERRRIRRDLHDELGPTLASQTFAIDAILDLLENDPTEAARLLRGLKAQNQATVTEIRRLVHELRPPALDELGLVGALQAHAAQLNKPHSLQIQISARPEPLPPLSAAVEVAAYRIALEAMTNAARHAQAHNCAVHLQAEDTHLTLTVGDDGRGLAPNGRTGVGFHSMRERAEELGGRLSIESGEKEGVWVTAVLPLSSQSEADGA